TTCTTCTAAAGCCTGTTCTCGCTTCTTTTCCAACAACGCAATATAAGCTTCGTGAACCTCTGATATGGTTGACTTGGCAGCATCATGTTGATGTTGCAATTCCCCTAGCATCTTTTCCAGTTTGTTAGCATTAACACGACAAGAATTTTGGCGAACGCTTATTTCTTCACTGAACTGCTTTAACTCAGCTCGGCAGCGAGCTTCGGCATCAGTTAGTCGCTCCGTTCTGTGCTCTAAAGCCAGATGAAAAGTGTTCAAGCACTGGGTGCAAGTGGCAACCTATCAATGATGGGGCTAGATTTACACACGATTCCATTCCAATAAAGCTTCAATCATTGTAACTCACCTGACAGGTATTGCAGTAATACTTGAAGCTTTCAGTAGGATGTCTTGGACAATTTGGATTCCTCTTAATAGGCACAGACTGACCTGATTGGCTCAACTCTTCAAATGTAATAACTGAATGATTATCAAAGCAGCGCATGTactgaaaataacaaacataaATTCATGTAAAGTTAAGTGAACATCACACAGAGAGTTATTAactgcatttttaaaattaaacttacTTTATGGGCAGAGTAGCAATTGGGGCAAAGTAAGTTGTCGCAATCCATACATTTTGCTACTGCTTCCTCATTAGCTTTGCAGCTAGTACATATCAATCCAGAAAGACAAGAGTCTGAAGCAGTCTTTTTCTGATACACTGGATCTAGGTGAAGTGAACTCAATCCTCGTTCTCCAGCCTGATAAAACAATGAccagtaatttttatttttcccatgtATGTTTAGGTAAAGAGAGATCATACCGAAGTCTCCTGTTTGCATAGCGGGCATACAATAAATGCCTTATGTGGTTTGCTTCTCCCTGAATAAATCACATTTTCACAATCCTCTTCATTGTCTACAGCAAGCAAATCTTTCAGGCAGTTTTCACACAGAACATGTAGGCATGACAACACTCTGGGATTCTTGTACTTTTCCCTGATAAAATAAGTAAACAACAGAATttatttaaagttaaaaataatgttttaatttttcaaacaacttACAAACACTGAGGGCATAAGCTTCCACTTTCAGCAGCATCTTCTTCAAGAGCAAGGCCTTCAAAAGACGATAAATCTCCAAAGAGACCGAGATCATCATCACCCTCATCTCCAAAGCTCTGAAGTGCTTTGTAGTCCTCTTCACCATCAGTTCCAGACATCTTAGATTAGGTACACTAAAATAAGTTACAATCAAAATTAAGCATTGATAATGGAAAAGTAACACAAATATGAAATATTGCTCTTAAATGTATACCCTCAATTCTTTAgaagagaaaaccaaaatggcATTAATCCCAATCTGGTAACAAAGTCTACTAAATATCACAAAACTAACGATTCTGGGCGATATCAACGTTTGAGCAATTATTACTAGGAAATAGGAATCAGAGATTGAAATCAGAACTTTAAATTCGCTCAAGTACAAGGTCATTTATAGGTAGATCACGGCGCCATTCATCATACAGCCCGCGCCAATGAACACCTCAGAGAAAGTAAATGGCTCGCCCGCGTCTGCGTGTGGGGTAGTTTGAGgggacacaaaaaaaaacgcgtGAGTAGGGGGAGGTAGGGTAAgaatataagagaaaaacaccTTTGTTTCGTTGTCGAATCAACCAATTAGAAATACTGCAATGACCAGCGTACACAGAGACATTTgcaagaaaaaagtttcaatagAATTTAAGGTTGAAACGGAGAAGAAAGTGGGCCACAAATAACCCGAGATAAACAAACGTCTAGTTATAACACGAGGTCGGccattttcctgtttttgCTGTAATGACGGGAAAAGGATAAGACGGTGCCAGATTATAGAAAATCGTGGACTGGAAATAGAGGGCCTGTAAGATTTCTAGGCATATAGTTAGAAAGCTTACCGCTAGATGTACCATGTCTGTACTTCATGTTACCACCGGTGGAGGCATGGACAATGGACATATATTAGAGTGACCGGCCTTACAGTAAAGTAGGACATGGAAGTTGTCGTTCGGCACTCGTTGCTAAGCGTCGTTGCTAAGGAACtctgtttgtgtttgtttctgtttgtgtttctttctgttttgaatttgatccaAGTTTGTAGCTCAACGTGTAGCTTAACTTTTAGCTCACTCCGTTGGTTGCCGTTtgcaagtttgtttttttatcgtggtCTCTACTCGTAAAAAAAGGTTCCATGTTTTTACAAAAGCTTCTCTGTTTTTGTTACGAGTGTCAACAGTGACAAAAAGTTCATGGGGTACCATTTTGGTTTTCACAGTTCAGtaacgagagaaaaaatgagAGACAAAGACACTGAAGGTGAGACTGGGTGAAGCCGTTGGGAGAAAAGGGGGCAAGAGCCAAGAGAGCAAATGTAGCAGCAATTGTGCAGCAGCCTTGAAGCAGTGTTGCTCCATGGAAACCCCACTCTGTTATACTATTattgttaattattattaataataaaatactaGTGTTTGGAGGACTTTTGAAGTTGGTTGTAATTTTTTacgctttttctcttttctcgatATAGCGTTTCCTGATCAACAAAGGACTTGAGCGGGATCAGTGGTAAGATTTTcggattttcaaatttaattcgaAATCAAAATGACTAATACTTATACACATTTAACACCCGCTTTTAGGTTCACGCCCGACAAACTGATGGAGATGGTGCCTAACGTTGGCTCGATTATCGACTTAACTGCGACCGATAAATATTATAATCCAGCGGTAcgtatttttctaatttttctaatttacaattaaaataaatttttttacctctTGCATGTAGCTTTTCACGACGCGTGGAATACGGCACACCAAAATCGGGTGCGGTGGCCGCGGAACCATTCCCTTCGAAGCTATCGTTCATAGGTAAATCTCTCGATATTTTGCATtacacatttttcaaagcaaggTTAGGTTAAGTTAGGTTTAAGGTTAGCTTATAAGTTATAAGCAAACCTGGTTATAAGTTTTGCAAAATGtgtattgaaaaatgttgttttcttatGATATTTTTAACCTTCAATTTCTAATTGCAGATTCTTTGATGTAGTCGATGCTTTCCTTCTCAGCGCCCACTCTCAAGGTGAGCCTCTATTTTtacaaatcctttttttttcaaacggggTATTACGTATTACCGTTTGTCCAGTCAAAAAGATTTATCGTcgcgtttctatttttatttgacttttttctatttttgcttGTAGGCAAAGTTTTGATGGTGCACTGCACGCACGTTAAATTGAACAAACAACACACGAAGAAATTAAACATGAATTTTAACAAATTGGTTAAGTTGTTCCAAGTTATTAAgttaaaagtttaaattttttaaggcGACTGTTTATTCAAAATCTTCCTCATCGCTCATACATTCAATTGGAATACGTTGAATGTTCATGATTGCATCATGTTTCTCCAATTCATGTTTAAGAATCTCGTCGACAATAGAATCTCCCACACTTGAACCTATTAGAACAATATAGAATGCAATGATAACTCACATTGTTTATGacagacttttgtttttttaatggatGCATACAAACCATTGTTGAATGTAGCGTATTCCTGTTTAGCTTACtctataaacattttttttgttttccagaagGGAGGGCCAGGTGCTGTAGgcatttgaaatgaatttttggtAATTCCCGGTCCATGAGCGATTGCCTTGTAAATAGGTACGGCGATGCAAGGAACTACGGTACCTATTTATGTTTACAgaagtaataaaaagtttcttcGTTTTGGGTTGGAATAATAAGTGAATTGTACAAAAACCAGAAAATTGGATTCATGGCGGAATGATCcttcatttcatttgttttggttGGGAAACAATGTACGATGTTATCGGCTCCCTAGTCGGGAACACCGGGACGTagctttttaatttcttcatcAATTTCTTGCTTTCTCAACTTCTGAATTTCATCTTTCACTTTGGCTCTGAATTCGTATTAATTCATTATTTCTGCTGAAATGCCCTGCAATATTGAAATTGTTCTCATAATTTAAGGAAAGTTCATGaatcaagaaaataatgaatacAATGAATACTTTACAtacatttatatttatacaatTATATACTTACATCTTTTCTATCTCCCTGATGTTATATTCTTTGAAGTTTTCACCTGGGTTTTCTTTCACGAAGTCAGTAGTGATGCAGTGAACATAAATTCCAAAGGGTGTTATTTTGGTTAATTGCATACGGTATCTTAGTAGTTCACTTACACTTGCCATTTCATGAACCTTCTTGATAGCCATCAAGAATCAGACTGACGAGTCTAGACAGGGCGACTCATCAAAGCGAGACATACAACAAAATAATGGTGAATCGCGATAGCTGGGGGGTGAGAAAAGCCAAAACGAAAGGGGGAACATAGTTTtaagagaaatgaaatttaagttggaaaattttcgacaTTCCCCCGCGGCCAGGCAGCTACTCAGCGTCTTCTTGTTCGAAGATTTTCTTGATCGCTGCGTTGGTTTGGGCGGCACATTTTCGGGTTGGTCTAGAATGCGACGATGGTCTAGAATGCGACGATATCTGGATTGTCCTGTTTTAAGGATACGGATTGTATAGGTTAGATCAACACACatagttttcaaaataaaaatcagaatAGCAATTTTGGAAATAGTTTTGATGAGATAGAGATGAgaggaaataaaatgaaaaacaaaaaaaaggaagagacaAATGGAAATGACATTTTGATTATGGTATTATGTCCGGAAGTTTCGGAACACCTAAATGGGTACGGCAAACGCCTGTCATTCCaagtcttttttaaatatgttgTCGGACGACATTTCCAGTTCCCGTTGACGTTCTTTCCTTGTTGGTGAGATAGCCAAAAGAAGTCTGGGTTTGTTGTAGTGGCCCAATTGTGGTAGAGGTTGTTGTTGGACCTGGATCTCCGTGGCCACCGGATGGGCAGAGGGGTATCGATTGGAAAGAGTGATCCAGCCCGCAATTGCTGTTGTATCCTTTTGTATCCTTGCAGTCGTATCCTTTTGTTGAGCTATCGTGTCCAGGCTGACCGTATTCTCGGGGAATTCCTTCACTGTCGTCTgcaataatttgaaatatcgAGTATTACTCGTTAGATATACGTACACATATGACATTCAAGAATCTATGTTATATTTTATGATATTTTTAACACTTACCTGCTTTTGGCTGATCAATATCATTTCTGCTCGATTGAAGATGAGGATTGAGATGATTTAGAATCACAGCGAGATCTTGACACATTGTCCGATTTCTCAGTTGATGGCGACGGGGTTTGGCGAGATTCTGAAGAACTCGAATTCATGGCAGCATCAAAACAATCAACCCACGCCGATCCGTTCCATAGCattccattttgaaataacgatgCATTGGGCAACGGTTGTGATGTAGGGAACGACTTGACaccacacactttttttttagtcatctgtaataaaaaactttcatcATTATTCTAAAGATTAATAATCTAAAcatatataattttaaaaaatttagccCTAACAATGTAaactttgatatttttgtccATTACCGTTAAATGATAAACTTCCAGTAGGCGAGGGGTTGAACACTCCTTGGCCAAGTGTACGGTAGGTATTTGCCACACTTATTGATTGTGGCAAATATATCATTGTCGATTCGATATAGgctatttattcattttcatttgattatcGTAAGGTCATCTCTGATTTGAGAAATGAGAAGGCCGGAAAGTGTGTCACTTGCCCTTTTTAACCCCATCTTACAACCCCATCTAGCGGCAAAAAATATCAACTTCATagttgatttttgaaaaacctcGTGATTTTCCATTGATTTTTTGCTTAAAAtacgactttttttcttattttactgACTTTTTCGTAAAAACTGGGACTTTTTTCTTGAAACTAGGactttttttcctcaaaaagtgattttattttcataaaaagtgatttttaacCCAAGTGTACGAGACTTTTTTTAGTGTTCAACCCCTCGCCAGTAGGAGCAGATGGGTATCGATGTGAAAGAGCTATCTAGCCCGCAATTGCTGATGTTTCCCAGTTGCTGCATATCTGTCATGTCATCAAACGAATTCGACAACGCCGACATGTAGTGAATTCCGTCGGCAGTCCCCGCCATCAGGTCATTGTCGAGGGATGGTAGCTGGATAGACAAAGAAGCATTTGGCATTGCTTGGAAGCTGAATGAACCAGCGGGCGTACGAGTGGAGTCAACCCCTGGGAAGATGGTTGCATCAATGTCGAAAAATTTTCTTGTCGTTCGTCGTCAATGTCCACCACACTATACACTATAGTAATGGTTAACTTCCTTGTACGCAATCATAACATCCTTATGAACGTTACCCGAACATTCCACAAGGGTGTGACTTCCGTTTGGCCGGTAAATCTTTACAGCTACTTATAAGGAATACTTCTTGCATGAGACGGAATAAGGGTTTTAGTTTGAAATGTACCGTACAAACCTTAAACTTGGATGAAAATGCTGCAATGGAAGGATGGTCACCATAGGTTCCCGGTTTTCGAAGCTCCGTAACTATTTGCAGTAtagcaaaaattgaattaattagaACTTGTTATGAAAAACTCTAAACTTTAAAAGTGTTGTACTATATTCAGTAAAGGTTTTTCGGAGGTGTCCTCGAAAAGAGAGTAGAACTCATCGTATTTCGCAAGAAAATCTGTAATTAAAAGTCTCATGTCTAAGTGCTTATTCATGTTGCCAAACCACTGATGTGCCAAAgcagaaaataaacaattcctataaaagagaaacaaacaaaataataccTCAGAAAACTTTTTTACACTTACATTTAATGAAAATGTTATACCCGTCGGCCGGAACCTCaaccaatttcaaatgaaggTGTTCTAAAGATTTTCGTAGCTTCTGTTCAAACACGAATAATTGTACGAGTGACTCATTAATCTCATCGCCGGCAAGTGGCAACTGGgttcgaaaaaaaatcaaaaacactCTCGGCTAAATGGTGAAGTTGaaacattcaaattaaattttctttaaataagaaatgaattcTTACAATAAATCTCATCCGGCTTGGCATAAGTATAATTCGACGAAAGCGACAACAAAAGCGGTCCAACACACATTGCGCAGATCCATACTTTGTTACTCATATCAACAAACTGTGACATTGACTTGGAAAATTGAATGCAGTTGCCATGGTACCATTCACAGCAAAAACCGCAGCTGACGGCAAATTGACATCCAATTTTTTGTTGGCATTTTGGAAATTGACAGATTAACTGTGTCGAAGTTAAATTCTGATGGTGCTgcatgaaatggaaaaatttcaTCTGTTTAAATgagcaatttttcaaaatacattATATGCTTTTTACCTGTATCAAACTCTGCGATCCTGTTATTGTGTCATTTTCTTGGTATTCGTAGCGTCCTCTCTCTGCTTTATTTAATCGCTGATTTTCAGCTAATAATTacatgtaaataaaaaaatagttcaTGATAAACGCTACGAAAGTCCAAGGTAGGTTGAAGAAATTtcttaaatgtttaaaaagtaaagaacTCACCAATATTGCAAGCATAGAGATAGCCAGAAACTGCAGGTCTAATCCCATATCTCGGTAAGTCGCCCAGAATTTCATTCCGTAAATTGGCTGCCAAAACATTGGTTTCGTAGCTAACTGTTTTTGCAGATGAAATTTCCAGCCCGTaacaatagaaaaatagaGCCTCCTGTGGAACGCCTCTTTCAAAAAGCTCTCTAATGAAAGTTTCCTagattagaaaaattaaaaaggacaaggggagaaaataaaaagaattaccAAATCCTGgtgacagacacaaaaattggctgGATGGCTCATAGCTATCTGAATAATGTGGCCCGTCCAGTAGGCATTTATTATGGCTTCCTTTAGCATGTTAAGGGTGTATACATCTACTTCTTGATTACAAGTTGGTGTGTGCATAGCAGAAAGTGGACTCGTTGCGCTGCCTGCACTCGCAAATTTTCCCACCAACTCAAGTCCTCTGGGATAACCAGGACGGTTACGTCCACCAAATCTGCCATTTTTcctaaatatattttatcgaattaaaattagataattaattaaaaattataataattttataCACCATCCACGTCTGTTGACAGCTTTgaaaagtttttcaaagtaatcTTCCTTAATCTTCCAGTTATTACCTGATTTGCGTGCACATAGAAAAAGTAGTGTTTTTGCACATTGTCCCGAATTTGCTTCTTTCAAGGGAtaattttcaaagttttcgtCCGTAATATCTCGGTATATCTTCACGGTTGAATGATGGCAATCATGACAAATATTTGGATCTAGGGATGCAAGCATTGCAACATTCCGCGCACATTTAGAGCAGACACGTCGGTTAATTACAATGTATGGCTCAATTTCAACCATACTCGGTGAAGAAAGAATTTCGCCAACACCGACACCTTCGGAAACTTGTCTGagataattgaaaattaaaataaaggagAACAAAATTAAGTatcaacaaatttcaagaaaaagtcTTTGTCGTGCGATCAACAGAGGAGATTAAGACCGTCGTGAATCATCAACACTCGCGtagttttcatttattttctatttacgTGCAAACACAAGAGGCTTAAAACGGATCTAATGCCGCGTGATAGATGGCGAaatcaaaatataaattaaaaaaaaaattcttgttttcATAGTCATTCAAATACAATATGATGTAAATGAGAAAGATTTGCCAATTTGTGTCATCCAGAAGCTTTTGCACCGATTCCTTCTTCCGCTTCAGATGGTGGGAGTGATGTGTAAGTCCGTTTTGGATAGTAATCCATTTTACCGAACAATAAGAACATTTCGTCCCGGTATGGTATCCCACGTTGCATTTGAAAGCCTTGTTTTCCTTGCATTTAATGTTGCCCGGAGGAATTATTTCTGGCTTGTCCACGATGTCGATGTTTAAGgaacttatcttttttttccacatcTCCAGTTCCaacatgttttttatttattcattttcacttTCTGTTTCCACTGGCGAGTGACACTAATTCCACCGTCATTCATCTCCCCCCgtggaaaataacaaaaaacatccaGTTAGGTAAGCTGATTTCCCTACCCACTACACCTActcctcacacacacacaattttcaCGATCAATCAATTTTATCTCAATTTTCACCAccacaaaaacacacacacacgatttttgcatagatatttaaaattttctgaatCCCAAAGcgagtatttttttcttagttataatatgaaaaacgaggaaatgaaaatattttttgtagcTTACCTCCAACGCATCACATTTCGACACTTCATATGATGTAATCAAGTTTAGGTATGGATTATCAGtaaatttctttactttttcgACAATGGATCCCTATCCGTATTTCAATAGCATGGATAAggaattttggttttcattaTCCGCATTACCGACTGGTTGCTTCTGGTGCTCATCGTTTTGAATATTCATCGATGGTTGTCTTCTATGTTCTTCCATTTGAATCTTCTTCATTctaccttcttcttttttaagtcGCTCAGTTTCTTCCCTATACTGTTTCAAGttgttgaatgttttgatGTCGAGGTCTGGATCAGGATATTTGGCTAAATGTTTTATTACGTCTGTTAAAGCACGCaatatcttcatttttccatATTTCCTATATACAGAAAAAAAGTCAGAAATAAGTTCCCTACTGGCCGATTTTTTCAAGTAAAATCTATATAGAATAGGCTAAGATAAAAATTACATTGGTTATGGCTTCAAGATTAACGGCAACCAGTTATGATGCCGTTTGCCGAacactaaacaaaaaaaaagcttttatcCAATGTCGAAACATCACAATGGCTGACATTTACGGAAAAAACCAAGCTCCCTTCCTTTAAAAACTTAACTTAAATTAACTTGGATGTCTTTCCAACTACGCTAACAATAATGATATAAACAATGATATACgaaacaaacattaaaaaaaaatataacttgCATTTTGTAAAACACACGGGGTCGTCCATCATCACGCATTCTGATTGTTTCCATATATCCAATTGGATGTTTACTATTTTGCCTCCACTCATAtccttcttaaaaaaataatttttaaaaatgttaaatcaATACACATCACTTTTAATTCAGATTATGAACTATTGGTTTACCTTTTGGAGCAAGTgtcgtttaaatttttttaaacttttaaacttTCATTCTTGTGGTATTATCAGCAGAACGTGTCAACGTGTGACCAACATGTGAAGTAATGCGCCGTTTTCCACATTTGGGGTGTTTTTCCCTACCCACTCCTCAAACCCTCAAACTCGAACCAAGAAAGAGGAGAGCAGCACAAAAAGAAAGCGCCTTAGGTCTAACTGAAATTCATTTCATCACTTGGCTTCATTGACGCCAATTGAAATTGGCGTCATTGACGTTTTGTAGACATCATCAAGAGTCTCTACCTCCAGCTGGCCTTGAATCATGGAACCAATAGGACCGGCTATTTGGTATCGAGGTAAGCCTCTGGTCCGTCGCTCTCAAATTGGGGGTGACAAGTTTGAAATTGGATTATACATTGTCGTCCCCTTGTTTGTTtgcgtcgttttttttttaaatttaaacaccaaaatatAACTTTGTGTCATTTTGAACAGGTTCTTGGTTGATCGGAGAGGTTTTTGACCGGAGGACGCCATTcaaggaatttttttgtcaCTTTGTGCCTCCTGTTGGCGTAGTTGTTGATCTCTTCATTTATGTCACGTTGACCTCTTGTTTACCCTTTACCGCTGGAAGCTTTCAACCAAGTTTGTGGCCACAACATCGAACGTTACAACTACCTAGATGACCTCCGTCAAAAGAGTGATAGCGTTTGTCGCAACCCGGTCCCGCTTTTTCAGAAAAGGTAGTACGACGacccaatatttttaaattcttgattccttttattattatcaccaTTAAGATGTTAAAATTTTGgttgtaattattttattcacaGTGGTTCTCGTCCCAGCCATCAGGAGCCAACCGCCGCCAGTCACGACCGCTCAACTTCATCGAACAGTCATCACTTGGCGCAAGGTGGCCGATCTGGAACTCACGATCATTCACCGCCTTTCTCTGACTACCATCAGCCTCCTCCGGTTGCTCAGTCGTACAAAAAACGGCCTTCGTTCGCTACTCAACCGTACAAAAAGCATCCGGCTGGGCCGCGTAACGGCCAACATGAGTTGAAATGCAGACAAGGTACGAGCTCCGGACCCCGCAGTCACTACGCGGAAGTTGTCAAAAGTCAATCAAAAGCAACGTCCCAAAGTCAAAACAACAGTCCTTTGCCTCCGACCGACAACTCCAGTGCTTGCCATCAACGCCCAGCCCAGGATCCCTATGCTCCCGCACCGGTATTGCCTTGGGTGACAGTGCCGCCTCCGATAATCAACAAACTGCCGAATTTGGGAAGGGTCGTGACCGACAGCTTTCCTGTCCAGTTGAATAATAACTTTGGTGATCGACCCAATTCGGCAAATCGCAGCCAAACGGATGTCCTCAGCCAAcctaaaaattgtaaattttgAGTCCAATCACTTGACGGTTTCCCTGTTAAATTCTTGATCGATCGAAATGCGAAATGAGATTCTTATAATTCTGGAAATGACAACATGATTTTAAACTGATAATTGAACACATAAGCTATACAAATACTTTGCAAGTTCACtgggttaatttttttatgttggatAAGATAGAATTTCTTTCTCGAAATCCAAATGGATGCAATcctcttttcaaaaaataaaagaaaatgcatCCGGCTGCAAAAACGTCACCATAAGTTGTTGGGTTTGGTGTAATTATTTCGTTTCCGTCTTCATCTGGAGAGGTTAACCAAGATTCAGGAAGCATCCAGCATGTTGGATGATGACTCGTgacaatcatttttaaatctcGTGATTCCTGTGGGGGATTGGCTTTCAAATGATGAACAACTTTACCTAGCAATCCACATTGTGAAATTTTAATCTGCACTCGCAGGGActgagaaataagaattgaagcAGGATTCAACTGTCCATGAGTAATAATCTTTCTAATATGCAGATAATTAATCCCCAGTGAAATTTGAAACAGACATTTGAGGTCGGACTGCATCGGCACCTCGTAATGTCCATTACAGAATTGTTCCAATGTAGCATCAAATAATTCAACGGCAAAATATCTAAGTGGAAcactattatttttatttaaaaaataaaagagaaataaataatcactAACCAAATGAATTTTACAGGATTTTCATCGTAACCATAAATCTTGAGAACGTTAACAGATTCTAAGATACCCGATGCATGTTGGTTAACCATTCCTatgcatttttcattgcagtctcttatttttattcttatgacTGCGACTTCTTCGGTTTCACAAATTCCCCGATTAAAACGTCGTTCACCCCCGGTACAGCAAATTTTCACATTGAACAGTATTTCCATAAAAAAGAATGTGGCGGTTTTCTTCTAGTTTTTTTCCTCTGTTGATGGCCTCTTAATctttaaaacaataaaagaaaattttaattgcagaataagtaaataaaattactttCAGCTAGGATAACCAGAATTGTATAGGCCGCCAAAGCAAAGGCCGATGTTCACGTAACATCGGTGGACCAACAACAATGCGGAAGgtaacacaaaaaatttaaaaaatcattaaaaaaattattaattaattttacgccCGGCTACTAGAATTCCCTGAAGCTCGAGGGGGCCAGCAATAGTCCCAATGTTATCAAGTTTATCAGACTTTTAAAAGGAAAAGCTGATCAAATTTACCCAATAGCGATGTTGTCGCAGATATTAGCAATATAACAGCTtaataaacataaaacaaaatgttaaatCTGTTACGAAATATTTCTGCTTTATTCTTTCTCCCTTAGAAATTGGCATCATTTTGccgaaactttgaaaaataggCCTACAGTAACCGAAAAAGAATACTGTAAGCAttctcaataaaaaaaaatggcactTGGGTATCTGAAGACTCAATTCCccctgaaaaaaatttgacgcCCGCGCTTTTGCGCTGCCCAGGTGTCTATAGAGTATAGACCTATTTCCAATTGCTTCGTATCCGCCATAGCCAAAAGTCGTGCGACTAGTCGACTAGTGTGCACCGTGGTGGGGGATAGTCGAAACATGCTGCAGACTTGGTTAGATTGAGACCATCCGACTAGAAGTTGTTTACTTGTTTAGCTGTCATTGACTTAAATTTGCCCAAACTATTGtgtta
The sequence above is drawn from the Daphnia pulicaria isolate SC F1-1A chromosome 1, SC_F0-13Bv2, whole genome shotgun sequence genome and encodes:
- the LOC124321275 gene encoding probable tyrosine-protein phosphatase F54C8.4 isoform X2 → MEMVPNVGSIIDLTATDKYYNPALFTTRGIRHTKIGCGGRGTIPFEAIVHRFFDVVDAFLLSAHSQGKVLMVHCTHVKLNKQHTKKLNMNFNKLVKLFQVIKLKV
- the LOC124321275 gene encoding probable tyrosine-protein phosphatase F54C8.4 isoform X1, coding for MTNTYTHLTPAFRFTPDKLMEMVPNVGSIIDLTATDKYYNPALFTTRGIRHTKIGCGGRGTIPFEAIVHRFFDVVDAFLLSAHSQGKVLMVHCTHVKLNKQHTKKLNMNFNKLVKLFQVIKLKV